A single Leptolyngbya sp. FACHB-261 DNA region contains:
- a CDS encoding DUF2949 domain-containing protein has product MGSNRSATSLVSFLQEDLAISSPDVNMALRLQAQNSGPLPMILWQYGLVSIEQLDQIFDWLEHS; this is encoded by the coding sequence ATGGGCTCAAACCGTAGCGCAACCAGTCTAGTTAGCTTCTTGCAAGAAGATCTGGCGATTTCATCCCCAGATGTCAATATGGCCCTACGTCTTCAGGCGCAGAACTCCGGGCCTCTACCAATGATTCTTTGGCAGTACGGTTTGGTCTCGATAGAGCAGCTTGACCAGATTTTTGACTGGTTGGAGCACAGTTAG
- a CDS encoding ureidoglycolate lyase, with protein sequence MSTPVQGSRLLTPQLLTPERFAPYGDVILPAEDGDVYKPGKDADLDLSQGRPRFYIMTLHSRGLSFDRITRHRQTTQCLGSLEGKVWYLAVAEPKDLEDPEAVPDLETLQAFYIPGDRALKLHRGTWHAGPYFKEESVSFYNLELADTNATDHQTCVLSSRFGLSFEMAAFAG encoded by the coding sequence ATGTCTACTCCTGTTCAAGGAAGCCGCCTTCTGACGCCACAGTTACTGACGCCAGAGCGATTTGCGCCCTATGGTGATGTCATTCTGCCTGCCGAGGACGGCGATGTTTATAAGCCAGGCAAAGACGCAGACCTCGATCTCTCTCAGGGCAGGCCTCGGTTCTACATCATGACGCTACACAGCCGAGGTCTGAGCTTTGACCGGATCACCCGCCATCGTCAAACGACCCAATGCCTGGGCAGCCTGGAAGGGAAAGTCTGGTATTTGGCTGTAGCCGAGCCTAAAGATCTCGAAGACCCGGAAGCAGTACCCGACCTTGAAACACTACAGGCCTTTTATATTCCAGGCGACCGGGCTCTCAAGCTGCACCGAGGCACCTGGCATGCAGGCCCTTACTTCAAGGAGGAAAGCGTGAGCTTCTATAACCTTGAGCTGGCAGATACCAACGCGACAGACCACCAGACCTGTGTCCTGTCCTCACGCTTTGGCCTCAGTTTTGAGATGGCCGCCTTTGCTGGCTAA
- a CDS encoding TIGR00725 family protein, which yields MSALNPPLRVAVIGAGNCSPELATVAYEVGQRIAQQGWHLVCGGRGGVMAAACEGAQQAGGYTLGILPDNDPRSGNPYLSTAIATGLGEGRNLLVVMNADGVLAIGGAAGTLSEIAYTLYYRKPLVLLHSWHLQPPDAPLDPMPSVVQSPQAAIERLAKLLSSVS from the coding sequence ATGAGTGCTCTCAACCCTCCTCTGCGCGTTGCAGTCATTGGTGCAGGCAACTGTAGCCCGGAGTTGGCTACAGTTGCCTACGAAGTTGGTCAAAGAATTGCCCAACAGGGTTGGCATTTGGTTTGCGGCGGACGGGGTGGCGTGATGGCTGCCGCTTGCGAAGGAGCTCAGCAAGCAGGGGGTTATACGCTTGGCATTTTGCCAGACAACGACCCCAGGTCAGGCAACCCCTATCTGAGCACAGCCATTGCTACTGGTTTGGGCGAAGGGCGCAATCTTCTGGTAGTCATGAATGCCGATGGTGTTCTAGCAATTGGCGGCGCGGCGGGCACCCTGAGTGAAATTGCCTACACCCTCTACTACCGCAAACCGTTGGTACTATTGCATAGTTGGCACTTGCAGCCTCCTGATGCCCCGCTTGATCCTATGCCCAGCGTTGTTCAGAGCCCACAAGCAGCAATTGAACGCCTCGCTAAACTCTTAAGTTCTGTCTCTTAG
- a CDS encoding 2Fe-2S iron-sulfur cluster-binding protein, which produces MAEYQVHLINEDEGLDEIIEVDEDEYILDAAAAAGITLPFSCRAGTCSTCTARVLEGEVDDSDGNPAMFFNSDQRAAGYRLICIGYARGDCKILTHQESTVMRR; this is translated from the coding sequence ATGGCCGAGTACCAGGTTCACCTAATCAACGAAGACGAAGGCCTCGACGAAATTATTGAGGTTGATGAAGACGAGTACATCCTGGATGCGGCTGCCGCTGCTGGCATCACCCTCCCCTTCAGTTGCCGAGCTGGCACCTGCTCCACCTGTACAGCTCGCGTTCTAGAAGGCGAGGTCGATGACTCCGACGGCAACCCCGCTATGTTCTTCAACAGCGACCAGCGAGCTGCTGGTTACCGCTTGATCTGCATCGGCTACGCTCGCGGCGACTGCAAGATTCTCACCCATCAAGAATCAACTGTGATGCGCCGGTAG
- a CDS encoding sensor histidine kinase gives MLQVVAAVGLTGYFSLRNGQKAVNQVAMQLRNEVTAHIQQQISNYIQTPQLVAQMNANAIHFEEISLQDASNLERRCWQQMALFQSLRPIAFSNVQGGIHAVDRLNDGTLVIRVIDASTGGKYHTYRTDDRGNRASLLEVNQTFDPRTRPWYRAAARASKPTWSEVYPYFSTDALAISAVQPLYETKTKKLLGVTNATLSLSQISQFLHTLKIGRSGQTFIVERSGNLVASSTTEKLFTLSSGKAKKQRLAATRSRDRITRLTAQYLQEHFSDLRRVKHSQQLDFEIGGERQLLQVTPFADAYGLDWLIVVIVPEADFMEHIEANTRIAILLCLGALLVATAIGMATSNWIAQPILRLSLASKSLAEKALTANLASGQLGQSVEANNIIELEVLAQAHSQMSTQLQGSFAALEKANEELELRVEQRTSELEKRTFQLQQAFDFEAMLKRITDKVRDSLDEGQILQSAVQELGLILKVDSCDTGKYNFEQSTSTICYEYITPGMPSAQGYVLLMTNLPEIHHQLLEGQPVQFCKLQSQARWGQKTLLACPIFDDQGVLGDLWLSRSKDAIFEDLEIRLVQQVANQCAIAIRQARLYQSAQAQVEELRELHQLKDDFLSTVSHELRTPISNMKLAIHMLKLGPEPVRFQKYLDILQAECNKEAALINDLLDLQKLEAERYSIFAGTIVLQDWIPALVEPFLSRAQSQQQTLQVDLSPELPPIVSDCNSLSRLLAELLNNACKYTAPGGGIRLQVHSASASIDADSNTTPLTIFAVSNEAEISDAELPRIFEKFYRVPQGDPWRQGGTGLGLALVQKLVEQLGGTLHVKSQAGWTTFTVALANLAE, from the coding sequence AACTGGCTATTTTTCCCTGCGAAATGGACAGAAGGCAGTTAACCAGGTTGCTATGCAGCTCAGAAATGAGGTCACAGCGCATATTCAGCAACAAATCTCTAATTACATCCAAACGCCTCAACTGGTGGCTCAAATGAATGCGAATGCCATTCATTTCGAGGAGATCAGTCTACAGGATGCCAGCAATTTAGAGCGCCGTTGTTGGCAGCAAATGGCCTTATTTCAGTCTCTACGCCCTATCGCTTTTAGTAATGTCCAAGGGGGTATTCATGCAGTTGATCGGCTCAATGACGGCACACTGGTTATCCGCGTCATTGATGCATCTACTGGCGGCAAGTATCACACCTATAGGACTGATGACCGAGGTAATCGGGCTAGCTTACTAGAGGTTAATCAAACCTTTGATCCTCGCACCCGTCCCTGGTATCGCGCGGCAGCAAGAGCTAGCAAACCAACTTGGAGTGAAGTTTATCCGTATTTTTCCACAGATGCTCTAGCAATCAGCGCCGTGCAACCTTTATATGAAACTAAGACAAAGAAACTGCTTGGCGTTACCAACGCAACGTTATCACTCTCCCAAATTAGCCAGTTTTTGCATACTTTAAAAATTGGTCGTTCTGGACAAACATTTATTGTAGAGCGCTCTGGAAATTTAGTAGCCAGTTCAACAACCGAAAAACTCTTTACATTGAGTTCAGGAAAAGCAAAGAAACAAAGACTGGCAGCAACCCGTAGCCGGGATCGCATCACTCGTCTCACCGCCCAGTATTTGCAAGAACATTTTAGTGATCTGCGCAGAGTTAAGCACAGCCAGCAGCTTGATTTTGAAATCGGCGGCGAACGGCAACTTCTACAGGTGACACCATTTGCAGATGCTTATGGGCTGGATTGGCTCATTGTGGTGATTGTGCCAGAAGCCGACTTCATGGAGCACATTGAGGCTAATACGCGGATCGCGATTTTGCTGTGCTTGGGCGCATTACTCGTGGCTACAGCAATTGGGATGGCCACATCCAACTGGATTGCCCAACCTATTCTACGTCTGAGCTTGGCGTCTAAATCTTTGGCAGAGAAGGCTTTAACAGCAAATTTAGCGAGTGGGCAGCTAGGTCAAAGTGTTGAAGCCAACAATATTATAGAACTTGAGGTTTTGGCTCAGGCTCACAGTCAAATGTCAACCCAACTGCAAGGATCTTTTGCAGCACTAGAAAAGGCCAATGAGGAACTAGAACTACGTGTCGAACAGCGAACTTCTGAGCTAGAGAAACGAACGTTTCAGTTACAACAAGCATTTGACTTTGAGGCGATGCTGAAGCGAATCACTGACAAAGTTCGTGACAGCCTGGATGAAGGTCAGATTTTGCAATCTGCTGTGCAGGAATTAGGGCTTATCCTAAAAGTGGATTCCTGTGACACTGGCAAGTATAACTTTGAGCAAAGCACTTCCACAATTTGCTACGAATACATTACGCCGGGGATGCCCTCGGCTCAGGGCTACGTCTTATTAATGACGAATCTTCCTGAGATCCATCATCAATTGCTAGAAGGTCAACCGGTCCAGTTTTGTAAATTACAATCTCAGGCGCGTTGGGGCCAAAAGACTTTGCTGGCCTGTCCAATTTTCGATGATCAAGGAGTATTGGGAGATCTCTGGTTAAGCCGCTCCAAAGATGCCATTTTTGAGGACTTGGAAATTCGGCTCGTACAGCAAGTCGCTAATCAGTGTGCTATTGCCATTCGTCAAGCGCGACTTTATCAATCTGCTCAAGCACAGGTAGAGGAATTGAGAGAGCTTCACCAGCTTAAAGACGACTTTTTAAGCACTGTATCCCATGAGCTACGCACCCCCATTTCTAATATGAAGCTGGCAATTCATATGCTGAAGTTAGGCCCTGAACCGGTGCGATTTCAGAAATATCTAGACATTCTACAAGCTGAGTGTAATAAAGAAGCTGCATTAATCAATGACTTGCTAGATTTGCAGAAATTGGAAGCAGAGCGTTACTCCATATTCGCGGGAACTATCGTTTTACAGGATTGGATACCCGCGTTGGTTGAGCCGTTTCTATCTCGGGCTCAGAGCCAACAACAAACGCTTCAAGTTGATCTATCGCCTGAGCTACCGCCAATCGTCTCAGACTGCAATAGTTTGAGTCGCCTTCTAGCAGAGCTGCTCAATAATGCTTGCAAATATACGGCTCCGGGCGGTGGCATTCGGTTACAAGTTCACTCGGCCTCGGCCTCAATTGATGCAGATTCAAACACCACGCCTCTTACTATCTTTGCCGTCAGTAATGAAGCTGAGATTTCTGACGCTGAGTTACCGCGTATTTTCGAGAAGTTTTATCGTGTTCCTCAGGGAGACCCGTGGCGACAAGGAGGCACAGGCTTAGGACTGGCATTGGTGCAGAAGCTAGTTGAACAGCTCGGAGGCACTCTTCATGTCAAAAGTCAGGCTGGTTGGACGACATTTACAGTCGCGCTAGCAAACCTGGCAGAATAG
- a CDS encoding DUF6816 family protein has protein sequence MSLWCWSLLLWVLLCVPMQAGPLAERMAQFPDWGSPRTQRAQGDLIYPDWFQGTWQVSTKLVDLVAPLAPEITTPGFEGNRSLLNQPVHFQARFNGKPGRIVADRTFNGRNLAKAYLGNAVQNVKADPADPNRQVTLLRGNRQLVSIVTQRATETPSPERYITSEVFEQVFRGAGSVRFNRVETTTDYIQQIEPNGEPLLNADQITAVYLSPQDPDYFKAANRPVALYRYHLCFESDSKSAELL, from the coding sequence ATGAGCCTCTGGTGCTGGAGCTTGCTGCTCTGGGTTCTGCTATGTGTGCCAATGCAAGCAGGACCTCTGGCTGAGCGCATGGCACAGTTTCCAGATTGGGGCAGCCCACGCACTCAGAGAGCCCAGGGGGATCTAATTTATCCAGACTGGTTCCAGGGGACTTGGCAGGTGAGCACGAAGTTAGTTGATCTCGTGGCCCCTCTAGCTCCAGAGATTACCACGCCTGGTTTTGAGGGCAATCGTTCCTTGCTGAACCAACCGGTCCATTTTCAGGCTCGTTTTAACGGCAAGCCCGGTCGTATCGTTGCCGACCGAACCTTCAATGGTCGCAATCTCGCTAAGGCTTACCTGGGCAACGCTGTCCAAAACGTCAAGGCTGATCCTGCTGACCCTAACCGTCAAGTCACTTTGCTGCGAGGCAACCGTCAGCTAGTCTCTATCGTCACGCAGCGGGCAACTGAAACCCCGTCTCCTGAGCGTTACATTACCAGCGAGGTATTTGAACAGGTCTTTCGGGGGGCCGGTTCAGTGCGGTTCAACCGTGTAGAAACGACAACTGACTACATTCAACAAATTGAACCAAATGGTGAACCTCTGCTCAATGCTGATCAGATAACCGCAGTTTACCTGTCTCCGCAGGACCCAGATTACTTCAAAGCCGCCAATCGACCGGTTGCGTTATATCGCTACCACTTGTGCTTTGAAAGCGACTCAAAATCAGCAGAATTGCTGTGA
- a CDS encoding helix-turn-helix transcriptional regulator, with amino-acid sequence MPKSSSRVRFPASYLGQLTQLLQLLSDETRLSLVLWLAQGESSVSELCAELKLPQSTVSHHLGLLRLAGLVQSRRQGRQVYYHINQVLWRRMASSFFDHLPEGEVRRLTLDRFVIQELP; translated from the coding sequence ATGCCCAAATCCTCTTCTCGTGTGCGGTTCCCCGCTTCCTATTTGGGGCAACTCACTCAATTGCTGCAATTGCTGAGCGACGAAACTCGCTTGAGCCTAGTGTTGTGGTTGGCACAGGGAGAATCTAGCGTCAGTGAGCTTTGTGCTGAGCTCAAACTGCCTCAAAGCACCGTCAGCCATCATCTAGGTTTATTGCGTTTGGCTGGTTTAGTGCAGAGCCGTCGGCAGGGACGGCAGGTCTACTATCACATCAACCAAGTGCTATGGCGACGCATGGCCTCCAGTTTTTTCGATCACTTACCTGAAGGTGAAGTTCGCCGTTTGACACTTGACCGTTTTGTGATTCAGGAGTTGCCCTAG
- a CDS encoding dienelactone hydrolase family protein — MAGLATGFALAVQPISSQTVRTDERDLVAGEVRIPVSDGEVPAYRAMPATGGPFPVVLVVQEIFGVHEHIKDVCRRFAKLGYLAVAPELFARQGDVSRLSNAQEIVAKVVSKVPDAQVMSDLDATVAWAAASGKGNADKLGITGFCWGGRVVWLYAAHNPKLKAGVAWYGRLVGQANELQTQYPVDLAASIKAPVLGLYGGSDEGIPLNTVEQMRSALRTTNNPSQIIVYPDTPHGFHADYRPSYRRGPAQDGWRRLQAWFKQYGAA, encoded by the coding sequence ATGGCGGGGCTGGCGACAGGCTTTGCCCTGGCTGTTCAACCCATTTCCAGCCAGACCGTTAGAACGGATGAGCGGGACTTAGTGGCCGGTGAAGTCAGAATTCCGGTCAGCGATGGCGAAGTGCCAGCCTACCGAGCCATGCCTGCAACCGGAGGACCATTTCCGGTCGTGTTGGTAGTGCAGGAAATCTTCGGCGTGCATGAGCACATCAAGGATGTTTGCCGCCGCTTTGCCAAACTCGGTTATCTTGCAGTGGCACCAGAGTTATTTGCCCGTCAGGGTGATGTGTCGCGCTTGAGCAATGCTCAGGAGATTGTTGCCAAGGTCGTCTCCAAAGTGCCAGATGCCCAGGTGATGTCAGATTTGGATGCGACGGTGGCTTGGGCTGCCGCCTCTGGCAAGGGCAATGCTGATAAGCTAGGCATCACAGGTTTTTGCTGGGGCGGACGCGTTGTCTGGCTATACGCAGCTCATAACCCCAAGCTGAAGGCGGGAGTCGCTTGGTATGGACGCTTGGTCGGTCAAGCCAACGAGCTACAGACACAGTATCCAGTAGATCTCGCTGCCTCAATCAAGGCTCCAGTCCTAGGTCTCTATGGCGGCAGCGACGAAGGCATTCCGCTAAACACTGTGGAGCAAATGCGCTCTGCCTTGCGCACTACTAATAATCCCTCACAGATTATTGTCTATCCTGATACCCCCCACGGCTTCCATGCTGACTATCGCCCCAGTTACCGGCGTGGACCGGCTCAAGATGGTTGGCGGCGTCTGCAAGCTTGGTTCAAACAATACGGAGCTGCCTAG
- a CDS encoding Uma2 family endonuclease, producing the protein MDRQPVDISTQYRNSAESRVILKGVSWQTFETLMREMGESRDSRIAYQQEMLELMVPYEEHEEPRGLLEKFIEVLGDESQLEVSALGSPLLKHRELNLAIEPDACFYLGRRVSIKNRANKAIDLATVSPPDLAIEINYTRRALGKFEIYSALRVPEFWRYEKQSLQVYQLVGSEYDLCNQSLAFPFLPIAEILELIEQSKTLGQKETLRLFRMRVRTFL; encoded by the coding sequence ATGGATAGGCAGCCGGTGGACATTTCTACGCAATACCGAAACTCGGCTGAGTCGAGGGTGATCTTGAAGGGAGTGAGCTGGCAAACCTTTGAGACCCTGATGCGTGAGATGGGGGAGAGCCGGGATAGCCGCATTGCCTATCAGCAAGAGATGTTGGAACTCATGGTGCCCTACGAGGAGCACGAGGAGCCAAGAGGGTTACTCGAAAAATTCATTGAAGTGTTAGGGGATGAATCGCAGTTAGAAGTTAGTGCCTTAGGTTCGCCCTTACTTAAGCACCGGGAATTGAACTTGGCGATTGAGCCCGATGCCTGTTTCTATCTGGGAAGAAGAGTCAGCATCAAAAATAGAGCCAATAAAGCTATTGATCTAGCAACAGTATCCCCACCAGATTTAGCCATTGAAATCAATTACACACGGCGTGCTTTAGGTAAGTTTGAGATCTATAGTGCTTTGCGTGTGCCTGAATTTTGGCGGTACGAAAAACAGAGTTTGCAGGTTTATCAACTGGTGGGTTCTGAGTATGATCTCTGCAATCAGAGCCTTGCCTTTCCCTTTCTACCTATTGCAGAAATTCTTGAGCTGATTGAGCAGAGCAAAACCCTGGGACAGAAAGAAACATTGCGCCTGTTTCGCATGCGAGTGCGGACGTTCCTCTAG
- a CDS encoding calcium-binding protein, translating into MTQFYYGTEGSDSYNWLSSEDLVAYANGGNDTIWGDAGNDTLYGGADNDTLYGWSGNDSLNGDLGNDSLDGGSGNDVIRGYSYDYNWEMDTLTGGEGSDTFVLGDSTGVCYLGGLSGGNDYSYALITDWDYTSDYIQAWGSSDSYSFGYGDWFGNGNQDTAIYCGNDLIGVVQDSTNVSFNRDFIFV; encoded by the coding sequence ATGACTCAGTTTTATTATGGTACCGAAGGCAGCGATTCCTACAACTGGCTGAGCTCTGAAGATTTGGTCGCTTATGCTAATGGAGGTAACGATACGATTTGGGGAGATGCAGGTAACGACACTCTATATGGTGGCGCTGACAACGATACCTTATATGGTTGGTCTGGCAACGATAGCCTGAATGGCGATCTGGGCAATGATAGCTTGGATGGTGGCAGTGGTAACGATGTTATTCGAGGCTACTCCTACGATTATAACTGGGAAATGGACACACTGACCGGTGGCGAGGGCTCTGACACCTTCGTATTGGGCGATTCTACAGGCGTGTGTTACCTCGGTGGTTTAAGCGGGGGCAATGATTATTCCTACGCTCTAATTACGGACTGGGATTACACCTCGGATTACATTCAAGCTTGGGGAAGTTCTGATAGCTACTCCTTTGGTTACGGCGATTGGTTCGGCAATGGCAATCAAGATACAGCTATTTACTGCGGTAATGACTTGATTGGTGTGGTTCAAGACTCAACTAACGTAAGCTTCAATCGCGATTTTATCTTTGTCTAA
- a CDS encoding NADH:flavin oxidoreductase/NADH oxidase, with protein MHLFEPLQIREVNLRNRIAVSPMCQYSSVDGYANNWHLVHLGSRAVGGAGLVITEAAAVQAHGRISPQDLGIWQDEHIEALAQTVTFIHEYGAVAGIQLAHAGRKASTYRPWQGRGAVPESEGGWRPLVAPSALAFAEGDPVPEALDAAGIQAVIQAFAEAARRSLAAGFKVIEIHAAHGYLLHEFLSPLSNQRQDEYGGSFANRTRMLREVVQAVRQHWPERYPLFVRFSVTDWVEGGWDLEQSVELASQLQPLGVDLIDCSSGGLVPKASIPAGPGYQTPFAERLKATGILTAAVGMITSPQQADHIIRTGQADLVMLARELLRDPYWPLRASLELKQAGSWPSQYERAKP; from the coding sequence ATGCACCTGTTTGAGCCTTTGCAAATTCGTGAGGTCAACTTACGAAACCGCATTGCCGTTTCGCCAATGTGTCAATATTCCAGCGTGGATGGATATGCCAATAACTGGCATTTGGTGCATCTGGGTAGCCGCGCTGTCGGTGGAGCTGGCTTAGTGATTACTGAGGCGGCTGCGGTGCAGGCCCACGGTCGGATCAGCCCTCAGGATTTGGGCATTTGGCAAGATGAGCACATTGAGGCGTTGGCTCAGACCGTTACCTTTATCCATGAATACGGGGCTGTCGCTGGTATTCAATTGGCTCATGCTGGTCGCAAGGCTAGTACATACCGCCCTTGGCAGGGGCGAGGAGCTGTACCGGAAAGCGAGGGCGGCTGGCGTCCGCTTGTGGCCCCCTCTGCCTTGGCCTTTGCGGAAGGTGATCCAGTGCCTGAAGCCTTGGATGCAGCCGGAATTCAGGCAGTGATTCAAGCCTTTGCTGAGGCGGCGCGTCGGTCTTTAGCCGCAGGTTTTAAGGTGATCGAAATCCATGCCGCCCACGGCTATTTGCTCCACGAATTTCTGTCTCCCTTGAGTAATCAGCGCCAGGACGAGTACGGGGGCTCTTTTGCCAATCGCACTCGCATGCTCCGAGAAGTGGTCCAAGCTGTTCGGCAGCATTGGCCGGAGCGCTACCCACTCTTCGTCCGTTTCTCGGTTACAGATTGGGTAGAGGGAGGCTGGGATCTTGAGCAATCCGTCGAATTGGCCAGCCAGCTCCAACCCCTCGGTGTTGATTTGATCGATTGCTCCTCCGGTGGCCTGGTCCCGAAAGCCTCAATCCCGGCTGGTCCTGGTTACCAAACTCCGTTTGCGGAGCGGCTCAAAGCTACAGGAATTTTGACTGCTGCTGTGGGCATGATTACCTCGCCTCAGCAGGCTGACCACATTATTCGCACTGGGCAGGCCGACTTGGTGATGCTCGCCCGTGAGTTGCTGCGCGATCCCTACTGGCCGTTGCGGGCTTCCCTAGAACTAAAGCAAGCGGGGTCCTGGCCGTCGCAGTACGAACGGGCCAAGCCTTGA
- a CDS encoding SDR family oxidoreductase — MAARWTLAGKKALITGATKGIGLAIAEELLALGAEVMIVARNAENIQQCLTTWQQQGWQAQGVSADITQPEDRQRIFAQVSEAFSTLDILINNAGTNIRKKTLEYSESEYEFLLQTNLVSAFEFCRLAHPFLKSSGNGSIVNIGSVAGLTAVRTGAPYAMTKAALTQLTRYLSVEWAADQIRVNAVAPWYIRTPLAETVLKNPEFLSSVLARTPLGRVGEPEEVASLVAFLCMPGAAFITGQCVAVDGGFTGFGF, encoded by the coding sequence ATGGCTGCGCGGTGGACATTGGCTGGCAAGAAGGCACTGATTACAGGAGCGACGAAAGGCATTGGTCTGGCGATAGCTGAAGAACTTTTAGCCCTGGGTGCAGAAGTCATGATTGTGGCGCGCAATGCAGAAAACATTCAGCAATGCCTGACCACCTGGCAACAGCAGGGCTGGCAAGCGCAGGGCGTTTCTGCAGACATTACCCAACCAGAAGATCGTCAGAGAATTTTTGCCCAGGTCAGTGAGGCGTTTTCAACCCTGGACATCTTGATCAACAATGCAGGAACTAATATCCGTAAAAAAACATTGGAATATAGCGAGAGTGAATACGAGTTTCTATTGCAGACCAATTTGGTTTCTGCATTTGAATTCTGTCGATTGGCCCATCCCTTTCTCAAAAGTAGTGGCAATGGCAGCATCGTCAATATTGGTTCAGTTGCTGGATTAACCGCTGTACGGACAGGGGCTCCTTATGCGATGACCAAAGCTGCCCTGACCCAATTGACTCGTTACTTATCGGTTGAGTGGGCAGCCGATCAAATTCGAGTGAACGCGGTTGCTCCTTGGTATATCCGAACCCCGCTAGCCGAGACTGTCTTGAAGAATCCAGAGTTTCTATCTTCAGTGCTAGCGCGAACTCCCTTGGGGCGAGTTGGTGAACCCGAGGAAGTTGCGAGCTTGGTCGCCTTTTTGTGCATGCCTGGAGCCGCATTTATTACAGGGCAGTGTGTTGCCGTTGATGGCGGATTTACTGGTTTTGGTTTCTGA
- a CDS encoding ChuX/HutX family heme-like substrate-binding protein, translating to MSATLREFLEECDALGTVRLIVTNGTAVLEARGKIQKLFYAELPKGRYANMHSEVFEFHLNMDDVTQVKFETGEAKRGNFTTYAIRLLDKAGEAGLSIFLQWGKPGEYEPGQVEAWEALRQKHGETWQPAPSVAV from the coding sequence ATGAGCGCAACCCTTCGCGAGTTTCTGGAAGAATGTGATGCGCTAGGAACTGTGCGTTTGATCGTCACCAATGGCACAGCTGTTTTGGAGGCCCGAGGGAAGATCCAAAAGCTGTTTTATGCAGAGCTGCCTAAAGGTCGTTACGCCAATATGCATAGTGAGGTGTTTGAGTTTCACCTCAACATGGACGACGTGACTCAGGTGAAGTTTGAAACTGGCGAAGCCAAGCGGGGCAATTTCACGACCTATGCCATTCGCCTGTTAGATAAAGCGGGTGAAGCTGGCTTGAGCATCTTTCTACAGTGGGGCAAACCGGGCGAGTACGAACCCGGTCAAGTGGAAGCTTGGGAAGCACTACGCCAGAAACATGGTGAGACTTGGCAACCCGCACCCTCTGTAGCTGTGTGA
- a CDS encoding SDR family oxidoreductase: MKALVAGATGQTGRRIVQELHKRGIATRALVRDVEKAKGILPEGVELVQGDVLDPATVRAALTDCTVLLCATGASPSLDPTGPYKVDYEGNKNLVDCAKQAGISQFVLVSSLCVSRFFHPLNLFWLILHWKGKAEEYLKASGLTYTIVRPGGLRNDAAPDPVVMQGADTLFEGSIPRDTVAQVCVEALLQESARNKIVEVVARADAPRQEYTNLFAAVA; encoded by the coding sequence ATGAAAGCATTGGTTGCTGGCGCAACGGGCCAAACGGGTCGCCGCATCGTGCAAGAACTGCACAAGCGGGGGATTGCCACTCGAGCTTTAGTACGCGATGTCGAAAAAGCAAAAGGCATCCTGCCCGAGGGGGTGGAATTGGTGCAAGGCGACGTACTGGATCCTGCCACTGTGAGGGCTGCCCTCACTGACTGCACGGTATTACTCTGCGCGACAGGAGCAAGCCCCAGCCTAGATCCGACAGGTCCCTACAAGGTGGATTATGAGGGCAATAAAAATTTGGTGGACTGCGCTAAGCAAGCGGGAATTAGTCAATTCGTGTTGGTGTCATCGCTTTGTGTGTCCCGTTTCTTTCACCCACTCAATCTGTTCTGGCTAATTTTGCACTGGAAGGGCAAAGCCGAAGAATATCTCAAAGCGAGCGGCCTCACCTACACAATTGTGCGTCCTGGCGGTCTGCGCAACGATGCAGCCCCGGATCCGGTTGTGATGCAGGGGGCCGACACACTATTTGAAGGCTCAATTCCTCGAGATACGGTGGCCCAGGTCTGTGTGGAGGCTCTGTTGCAGGAGTCCGCTCGCAACAAGATAGTGGAGGTGGTAGCTCGGGCTGATGCTCCTCGCCAGGAGTACACAAACCTGTTTGCTGCGGTTGCCTAG